A portion of the Algimonas porphyrae genome contains these proteins:
- a CDS encoding cation:proton antiporter yields MLINLFLIFGGVFFVFSLVSRRIQHTVLTFPILFTATGYALHRVLMDVGGLTYSEGGFHTLAEITLILVLAADASQISLTELKDTRGLALRLLLIALPLIILTGTLVGALLFPGQPWYLMALVAAILAPTDASLGSSVVSNEAIPKPIRRGLLIESGLNDGIALPAVLFFACFLNLMHQSGEENWLLFLALQLSLGPIVGIAVGWLGGLLLAKAAEADWILDTFQGVAAMALAVIAYAAAETVHGNGFIAAFVCGITYGCFRKQLAAFMHEFTETESQFLTQLTFFLFGALILPEAIEQVSAAMIAYGLLSLIVIRMLPVLLSLIGSGLPAASRCFIGWFGPRGLASILFALLILEDLEVHNAEFIQAIVATTVALSILLHGLTAAPLSKLLVRKGHLKM; encoded by the coding sequence ATGCTGATCAACCTTTTCCTGATCTTCGGGGGCGTCTTTTTCGTCTTCTCCCTCGTCTCGCGGCGTATTCAGCATACCGTCCTGACCTTCCCGATCCTGTTCACGGCGACAGGTTACGCCCTTCACAGAGTGCTGATGGATGTTGGCGGGCTGACCTATTCCGAGGGCGGCTTTCACACGCTCGCAGAAATCACATTGATCCTTGTGCTTGCGGCGGATGCGTCACAGATTTCCCTGACCGAACTAAAGGATACAAGAGGGCTGGCGCTCCGCCTGTTGCTGATCGCCCTGCCGCTGATCATTCTGACGGGTACACTGGTGGGCGCTCTCCTGTTTCCGGGTCAGCCTTGGTATCTGATGGCGCTGGTGGCCGCGATCCTGGCCCCGACAGATGCCTCGCTCGGTTCGTCCGTCGTTTCCAACGAGGCCATTCCAAAGCCGATCCGGCGGGGCCTTTTGATCGAAAGTGGGCTGAATGACGGGATCGCCCTGCCCGCCGTTCTGTTTTTCGCCTGCTTCCTCAATCTGATGCATCAGAGCGGAGAAGAAAACTGGCTGCTCTTTCTGGCGCTGCAGCTCTCGCTCGGCCCAATCGTTGGAATTGCGGTCGGCTGGCTGGGCGGTCTTCTTCTGGCCAAAGCCGCAGAGGCGGACTGGATACTCGATACGTTTCAGGGCGTTGCCGCCATGGCGCTCGCCGTGATCGCCTATGCAGCCGCAGAAACCGTGCACGGCAACGGCTTCATCGCCGCTTTCGTCTGCGGCATCACCTATGGCTGTTTTCGCAAGCAACTGGCCGCTTTCATGCATGAGTTCACTGAAACGGAGAGTCAGTTTCTGACGCAGCTGACCTTCTTCCTGTTCGGCGCGCTGATATTACCCGAAGCCATCGAGCAGGTCAGCGCCGCCATGATCGCCTATGGCCTGCTGAGCCTCATCGTCATCCGCATGCTGCCGGTGCTTTTATCGCTGATCGGGTCGGGGCTGCCAGCCGCGTCGCGCTGCTTCATCGGCTGGTTTGGCCCCCGCGGCCTTGCGTCCATTCTCTTTGCCTTGCTGATCCTGGAAGACCTTGAGGTCCACAATGCCGAGTTCATCCAGGCCATCGTCGCCACGACTGTGGCCCTCAGCATCCTGCTGCACGGCCTGACCGCAGCCCCACTGTCCAAACTGCTGGTCAGGAAAGGACATCTGAAGATGTGA
- a CDS encoding Rieske 2Fe-2S domain-containing protein, translated as MSQSFIPVQWNAQKKGYDLLILFGIILFMASFMLVGMVLSVADPVILAMRALGLCAFTLLHIILMIGPAARLSDRFKPWLYNRRHMGVITALLALCHAGLVMAWYHGSGVIDPLTSVMGGYGDYGVAIAFPFEVLGLIALFILLIMAATSHDFWLSWLSPPVWKTLHMSVYGAYALLVAHVVLGTAQFDKGPGLLWAVAIGSGLISTLHLIAALKGRGGSDQAKSLDGWIMAGDPHTIPLNRARTVTPPQGERIAIFRHAGGLSAIMAVCSHQNGPLGEGCIRDGLVTCPWHGFQFDPETGQAPPPFEDRVQTHRLKLENHQIWVHSEPNPPGTAQSALPLPTQTSSARPSA; from the coding sequence ATGAGCCAGTCCTTTATTCCCGTGCAATGGAATGCCCAGAAAAAGGGGTATGACCTGCTTATCCTCTTTGGCATCATCCTGTTCATGGCGAGCTTCATGCTGGTCGGCATGGTACTCTCAGTCGCAGACCCCGTCATTCTCGCCATGCGCGCGCTCGGTCTGTGTGCCTTTACGCTTCTGCACATCATCCTGATGATCGGCCCGGCGGCGCGCCTGTCGGACCGTTTCAAGCCCTGGCTATATAATCGCCGCCACATGGGCGTGATTACGGCCCTGCTGGCCCTGTGTCATGCCGGACTGGTCATGGCCTGGTATCACGGGTCCGGCGTTATCGATCCGCTGACATCGGTCATGGGCGGGTACGGCGATTACGGCGTCGCGATCGCCTTCCCCTTCGAGGTGCTGGGTCTCATCGCGCTGTTCATCCTGCTGATCATGGCCGCAACCAGCCATGATTTCTGGTTATCCTGGCTTTCGCCACCGGTCTGGAAGACGCTGCATATGAGCGTCTACGGGGCCTATGCGCTGCTTGTGGCTCACGTGGTTCTGGGAACGGCGCAGTTCGACAAGGGGCCCGGCCTGCTTTGGGCTGTGGCGATCGGGTCCGGCCTGATCAGCACGCTGCATCTGATTGCGGCGCTGAAAGGCCGGGGCGGATCCGATCAGGCCAAATCATTGGATGGCTGGATCATGGCGGGCGATCCCCACACCATCCCACTGAACCGCGCCCGGACTGTCACGCCGCCTCAGGGCGAACGGATCGCCATTTTCCGCCACGCAGGCGGGCTGTCGGCCATCATGGCCGTCTGTTCGCATCAGAACGGCCCGCTCGGCGAAGGCTGTATCCGCGACGGTCTGGTCACTTGTCCCTGGCACGGATTTCAGTTCGATCCGGAAACCGGACAGGCCCCACCCCCGTTCGAAGACAGGGTTCAGACCCATCGCCTCAAGCTGGAAAACCACCAGATCTGGGTCCATTCCGAACCGAACCCACCCGGTACGGCGCAATCAGCCTTGCCCCTACCTACACAGACATCATCCGCGAGGCCCTCAGCATGA
- a CDS encoding glutamate synthase-related protein: MNTLSDKTPKAVADWDAMEDRKPVGAIVANVDLVVVKYDGQVSVLYGRCLHRGALLEDGYVDGDNLICGVHKWDFRIDTGVSEYDNSEALHKFSAWVDAGQVWVDEAEIAAWEQDNPQPYQRGTYLGRFADPSHGVSEETHTAEIQALARDGLSKTGHHGPADAMGVPADQLPQWSDIQFVTAQLHRLPRLDDEPVSTRTIIGPKAQKPLILDIPLFVSDMSFGALSATAKVALAMGAEKAGTGICSGEGGMLPEEQAANSRYFYELASARFGFSMDKLDKVQAFHFKGGQGAKTGTGGHLPGEKVKGQIAEVRGLEPGTDAISPSRFPDWTDLSDYRDFADTVRARTGGIPIGYKLSAQHIEKDIDAALSIGVDYIILDGRGGGTGAAPLIFRDNISVPTIPALARARRHLDAVGADGVSLIITGGLRTPADFAKAMAMGADAIAVSNSALQAIGCLGMRACHTNNCPVGIATQKEHLVARLIAETSADQLARFFDSSVALMKVMARACGHDSLSGFSSDDLVTWKREMTELSGVAFGGVGVTSAQGNH; this comes from the coding sequence ATGAACACACTGTCTGACAAGACTCCGAAGGCCGTTGCCGACTGGGATGCGATGGAGGACCGCAAACCAGTCGGAGCGATTGTCGCCAATGTCGATCTGGTGGTCGTCAAATATGACGGCCAGGTTTCCGTTCTTTACGGGCGCTGCCTGCACCGCGGGGCCTTGCTGGAAGACGGTTATGTCGATGGAGACAATCTGATCTGCGGCGTCCACAAATGGGACTTCCGGATCGATACGGGCGTGAGCGAGTATGACAATTCCGAAGCGCTGCACAAATTTTCCGCCTGGGTCGATGCCGGTCAGGTCTGGGTCGACGAAGCCGAGATTGCTGCGTGGGAGCAGGACAATCCGCAACCTTACCAGCGGGGAACCTATCTGGGTCGATTTGCCGACCCGTCGCATGGCGTGTCCGAAGAAACGCATACGGCGGAGATTCAGGCCCTGGCCCGGGATGGTCTGTCCAAGACCGGACATCACGGTCCGGCAGACGCGATGGGTGTGCCCGCCGACCAGCTACCGCAATGGAGCGACATTCAGTTCGTGACGGCGCAGCTGCACCGCCTGCCGCGCCTGGATGATGAACCCGTATCGACCCGGACAATCATCGGCCCCAAGGCACAAAAGCCACTGATCCTCGATATTCCCTTATTCGTGTCCGATATGAGCTTTGGTGCCCTGTCGGCCACCGCGAAAGTCGCCTTGGCCATGGGAGCGGAGAAAGCAGGCACCGGAATCTGTTCCGGTGAGGGCGGTATGCTGCCTGAAGAGCAGGCCGCGAATTCACGCTATTTCTACGAACTGGCATCCGCGCGCTTTGGTTTCTCGATGGACAAGCTCGACAAGGTTCAGGCGTTCCACTTCAAAGGCGGTCAGGGCGCGAAAACGGGCACGGGCGGCCATTTGCCGGGGGAAAAGGTCAAGGGTCAGATCGCCGAGGTCAGAGGCCTGGAACCGGGAACGGATGCGATTTCCCCGTCCCGCTTTCCGGACTGGACAGACCTGTCGGATTATCGTGATTTCGCCGACACGGTCCGTGCGCGCACGGGCGGCATTCCGATCGGCTATAAACTGTCGGCGCAGCATATCGAAAAAGATATCGATGCGGCCCTGTCTATCGGAGTCGATTATATCATTCTGGACGGGCGCGGCGGTGGCACGGGCGCGGCACCGCTTATCTTCAGGGACAATATTTCTGTCCCGACCATCCCGGCGCTGGCACGGGCACGACGCCATCTTGATGCGGTCGGTGCAGACGGCGTCAGCCTGATCATTACAGGCGGCCTGAGAACGCCCGCCGATTTCGCCAAAGCCATGGCGATGGGCGCGGACGCAATAGCTGTCTCCAATTCAGCCCTGCAGGCGATTGGCTGCCTCGGCATGCGGGCCTGCCACACCAATAATTGCCCGGTCGGCATCGCGACCCAGAAGGAACATCTGGTCGCGCGCCTGATCGCCGAGACATCGGCCGATCAGCTTGCCCGTTTTTTCGACAGTTCGGTCGCGTTGATGAAGGTAATGGCCCGCGCGTGCGGCCATGACAGCCTCTCAGGCTTCTCCTCTGACGACCTCGTCACCTGGAAGCGGGAAATGACCGAGCTGTCCGGCGTCGCCTTCGGCGGAGTCGGGGTAACGTCCGCGCAGGGAAATCACTGA
- a CDS encoding dicarboxylate/amino acid:cation symporter, translated as MLNRLIAIGLILGLCVGLGAAATDNPLLQAIARESAPLGQIFINAIRMVVIPLVVAIIFASVARLGDLRKLGRIGGLTLAFYWLTLVPAILLGMGIMTLGLRFVPDIVMPAPDALTVPELRGITDFLIGLVPANPFAAAANGAILPLIVFTSLLAAAAGTLAEERRLRMVQAADDISAALIKLVWWILLIAPLGVFGLIAPATAQIGWELVQSLGVFIICVAIALILFVGLIYVPLIWAFRRIGPILFVRQIAGAVTIAFSTTSTATAIPVSREEATKNLGVSETTADLIIPLGASMYRPGSALFQGAAIIFLAHLYGVPLAMGAAGAILLATFLVSLTVAPVPSSSVVTMAPALQSIGVPVAGLALILGIDRIPDMLRSSVNVMGQITAAVCVDGKQE; from the coding sequence ATGCTGAACAGGCTTATCGCTATCGGACTGATCCTGGGACTGTGTGTCGGTCTCGGAGCGGCAGCGACGGACAATCCGCTGTTGCAGGCGATTGCGCGCGAATCCGCTCCGCTCGGGCAGATTTTCATCAATGCGATCCGGATGGTGGTGATCCCGCTGGTCGTGGCAATCATCTTCGCCAGCGTTGCCCGGCTCGGCGATCTGCGCAAGCTGGGACGGATCGGCGGGCTGACGCTGGCCTTTTACTGGCTGACGCTGGTCCCGGCCATCCTGCTGGGAATGGGGATCATGACGCTGGGTCTGCGCTTCGTGCCGGATATCGTCATGCCGGCACCGGACGCGCTCACCGTGCCCGAACTCCGGGGGATAACCGACTTCCTCATCGGTCTCGTCCCGGCCAATCCATTCGCGGCGGCAGCCAATGGCGCAATCCTGCCGCTAATCGTCTTCACCAGCTTGCTGGCGGCTGCGGCTGGCACGCTGGCGGAAGAGCGGCGCTTGCGCATGGTCCAGGCCGCCGATGATATCAGCGCCGCGTTGATCAAGCTGGTCTGGTGGATTTTGCTGATCGCACCGCTCGGCGTTTTCGGCCTCATCGCACCTGCCACGGCGCAGATCGGATGGGAGCTGGTGCAGAGCCTGGGCGTCTTCATTATCTGCGTTGCGATCGCCCTGATCCTGTTTGTCGGTCTGATTTATGTGCCGTTGATCTGGGCGTTCAGGCGGATCGGACCGATCCTGTTCGTCCGCCAGATAGCCGGGGCGGTCACGATCGCTTTTTCGACGACCAGTACGGCCACCGCCATTCCGGTTTCGCGCGAAGAAGCGACGAAAAATCTCGGCGTGTCGGAAACGACGGCGGATCTGATTATTCCGCTCGGTGCGTCCATGTACCGTCCAGGCAGTGCGCTGTTCCAAGGCGCAGCAATCATTTTCCTCGCTCATCTTTATGGCGTCCCGCTGGCCATGGGCGCAGCCGGGGCGATCCTGCTGGCGACATTCCTGGTGTCCCTGACGGTCGCGCCCGTGCCATCATCCAGCGTCGTGACCATGGCACCGGCGCTGCAATCGATCGGCGTGCCGGTTGCAGGACTGGCGCTCATTCTTGGTATCGACCGTATTCCCGACATGCTGCGCAGTAGCGTGAATGTGATGGGCCAGATCACGGCGGCAGTGTGTGTCGATGGCAAACAGGAGTGA
- a CDS encoding isoaspartyl peptidase/L-asparaginase family protein produces the protein MTYALVIHGGAGAQPGTDYTVQMRHMRELLNLGEDRLRAGDSALDVVTEMVEQLELSGLYVAGKGSAPNTDGQFELDASIMDGSTRRAGAVSAIENMLSPIRAARLVLDDGKHVMMTGRGARDFALANGLDSVDDPDGYYTEHEGHGSGAENADHGTVGAVALDMSGHLAAATSTGGIFNKRPGRVGDTPLIGIGTWADDQVAISCTGHGEPFIRACAAYDIAAQMRYGGIAMNSAAHATLAKVKALGGDGGVIAIDRTGQVIMPYNSDGMKRAAIATNMTKVVRVFEPEP, from the coding sequence ATGACCTACGCTCTCGTCATTCACGGCGGTGCCGGTGCGCAGCCCGGGACAGATTACACCGTCCAGATGCGCCATATGCGCGAATTGCTCAATCTGGGCGAGGACAGGCTGCGGGCTGGAGACAGCGCCCTCGATGTCGTGACGGAAATGGTTGAACAGCTGGAACTGTCAGGCCTCTACGTCGCGGGCAAGGGCTCCGCCCCGAATACGGACGGCCAGTTCGAGCTCGACGCCAGTATCATGGACGGATCGACCCGGCGCGCCGGGGCGGTGTCGGCGATCGAAAACATGCTCAGCCCCATTCGCGCTGCCAGGCTGGTGCTGGATGACGGCAAACATGTGATGATGACGGGGCGCGGTGCGCGCGACTTCGCGCTGGCGAACGGCTTGGACAGCGTCGATGATCCGGACGGCTATTATACGGAACATGAGGGCCATGGCTCCGGGGCCGAAAATGCCGATCACGGCACAGTCGGTGCGGTGGCGCTGGACATGAGCGGCCACCTAGCGGCGGCGACATCGACCGGAGGCATTTTCAACAAGCGTCCGGGACGGGTCGGCGATACTCCACTGATCGGTATCGGGACCTGGGCGGACGATCAGGTCGCCATTTCCTGCACCGGGCATGGCGAACCGTTCATTCGGGCCTGCGCGGCTTATGATATTGCCGCGCAGATGCGCTATGGCGGAATCGCCATGAACAGTGCGGCCCATGCGACGCTGGCGAAGGTCAAGGCTCTGGGCGGCGATGGCGGCGTGATAGCGATCGACCGCACCGGGCAGGTCATCATGCCCTATAATTCGGACGGCATGAAACGCGCTGCGATCGCGACGAATATGACGAAGGTCGTGCGGGTCTTTGAACCGGAACCCTAA
- a CDS encoding Mur ligase family protein, translating into MELTDSRRLTGPSLVLDRPGAAAEISVTDRRDEALQLWRSHVRTLLNAVGWPDETMTTRAYAGGATVAITAPIDALYAATEVVEAAWDRTVADLSDLPAPDHNATVERLRGEIADEINPALLTLANAARSHAVTCLSDDEHVTLGLGRSSRSWPCDALPAPDKVDWGQVGDIPVALVTGTNGKSTTVRIAAAIGAAAGRTVGFSTSDWVRVGDTEIATGDYSGPEGARQALRDQRVDMAVLETARGGLLRRGLPVSQAAACLITNVASDHLGEYGIHDVDALADTKFTVSKAVRTSGTLVLNADDPRLKSRGEVFPGQVAWYGLSLTPDDVPDTADAALVANDQLCLLSQGRITPLLPVADFTPALGGAAAHNVSNALAASLLMHSLGVAPDAIMRGLLDFENTPDSNPGRGNLIQVGGVTAMLDFAHNPHSLKALTQTLNSVPADRRLYLLGQGGDRSDEDIRRMTQVIREAEPDTIIIKEIPSKLRGREAGEVPALIRTFLDGMDYPRDDILTADSELEAAIMALEWARPGDLLVLLVYAERDETLALIQRLQTENWQAGQPVPH; encoded by the coding sequence ATGGAACTGACTGACTCCCGCCGATTGACGGGACCGAGCCTGGTCCTGGACCGTCCCGGTGCGGCGGCGGAAATTAGCGTGACTGACCGTCGGGACGAAGCGCTGCAGCTCTGGCGCAGCCATGTCCGCACCCTTCTGAATGCTGTCGGTTGGCCGGACGAAACGATGACCACGCGCGCTTATGCAGGCGGCGCGACCGTCGCAATCACTGCGCCGATCGACGCACTTTATGCCGCGACCGAAGTCGTCGAAGCGGCGTGGGACCGGACCGTGGCCGATCTGTCAGATCTGCCCGCGCCGGATCACAACGCCACGGTCGAGCGCCTGAGAGGCGAGATCGCCGACGAGATCAATCCGGCCCTTCTGACTCTCGCCAATGCCGCCAGATCGCACGCTGTCACCTGTCTGAGCGACGATGAGCATGTGACCCTCGGACTAGGTCGGTCCAGCCGGAGCTGGCCATGCGACGCGCTGCCCGCGCCCGATAAGGTGGACTGGGGGCAGGTCGGTGATATCCCGGTCGCGCTGGTCACCGGCACGAACGGCAAGTCCACGACCGTGCGCATTGCCGCTGCCATCGGTGCGGCTGCAGGTCGGACGGTCGGTTTCTCGACGAGCGACTGGGTGCGGGTCGGCGACACGGAAATCGCGACGGGCGACTATTCCGGACCAGAGGGCGCACGCCAGGCCTTGCGCGATCAACGCGTGGATATGGCCGTCCTGGAAACAGCGCGCGGTGGCCTGCTACGACGGGGCCTTCCCGTGTCGCAGGCGGCGGCCTGCCTGATCACCAATGTCGCATCCGATCATCTCGGCGAATATGGCATTCATGATGTCGACGCACTGGCGGATACGAAGTTCACCGTTTCGAAAGCCGTCCGGACATCTGGAACGCTGGTGCTGAATGCCGATGATCCGCGGCTCAAATCGCGCGGCGAGGTCTTTCCGGGACAGGTGGCCTGGTACGGATTATCCCTGACGCCCGACGATGTGCCGGACACCGCCGATGCCGCGCTGGTGGCCAACGACCAGCTCTGCCTGCTGTCGCAAGGCAGGATCACACCACTTTTGCCCGTCGCGGACTTCACGCCTGCGCTCGGGGGTGCGGCCGCGCATAATGTGTCCAACGCGCTGGCGGCAAGCCTGTTGATGCACAGTCTCGGCGTCGCGCCGGACGCGATTATGCGCGGTCTGCTCGATTTTGAGAACACGCCGGACAGTAATCCCGGACGTGGCAATCTCATTCAGGTTGGCGGGGTGACGGCGATGCTGGACTTCGCACATAATCCGCACAGTCTGAAGGCCCTCACCCAGACCCTGAATTCCGTGCCTGCAGATCGCCGCCTCTATCTGCTGGGTCAGGGCGGCGACCGCAGCGACGAGGATATTCGTCGCATGACACAGGTCATTCGCGAGGCAGAGCCGGACACGATCATCATCAAGGAGATCCCGTCCAAGCTGAGAGGGCGCGAAGCTGGCGAAGTCCCGGCCCTGATCCGAACCTTTCTGGACGGTATGGATTATCCGCGAGACGATATACTGACAGCGGATTCCGAATTGGAGGCCGCGATCATGGCGCTGGAATGGGCAAGGCCGGGCGATCTGCTTGTCCTGCTGGTCTATGCCGAACGCGACGAGACACTGGCGCTGATTCAGCGTTTGCAGACTGAGAACTGGCAGGCCGGACAGCCCGTCCCGCATTAG
- the cphA gene encoding cyanophycin synthetase encodes MNILETSVYRGPNVYALFPVIRHKVDIGVLEDWPTGRLGEDFVDPLIAALPSLHEHGCSYGAPGGFIRRLREDEGTWFAHVWEHVAIEIQNIAGADVTFGKTRSADEAGVYNMVFEFEEERVGLEAADLALKFLTSLLPEDLVAPENRIEDFDFDSELESFIRSAQRLALGPSTASLVKAAKERDIPYMRLNNYSSLIQLGHGRYQKRIQATITSETNYISVELASDKDETNRILADLGLPVPRQRLVRSREDALRAAKRLGYPVVVKPLDGNHGRGISIELEEDEHILEAFDFAKEHSRSRSIIVETFIRGFDHRMLVVNDDLVAVSKRVPGHVIGDGKSTIAELVDVVNSDPRRGVGHEKVLTRLELDTKAMEHLEEKTYTPETVLEDGETLYLRSTANLSTGGTAIDVTDIVHPDNREMAVRAVKAIGLDIGGVDFLSPDISQSYKDNGAGICEINAAPGFRMHVAPSEGKPRDVAGAVMNMLFPENSPARIPMISITGTNGKTTTSRMVSHIFKMSGHTVGLATTDGVYINGNLTVKGDLTGPMSAQMVLRDPTVDLAVLETARGGIVRSGMGYRHCDIGAVLNISADHLGLKGVDTLEDMARVKRLVVEIARDTAVLNADDEHCLKMAEHTDARNICYVTMHATHPLVKEHIRVGGRAVVLEQGINGQMITLYEKSAHIPLMWTHLIPATMEGRAMHNVNNAMFAAAIAFSQGLRLEDIRHGLSSFATSFSQAPGRMNVFDEHPFKVILDYGHNPAAFEAMTNLVDQLNPTGRRIGVFAVPGDRRDEDIAETARIIAGHYDHYICKRDDTLRGRGPDEVPKLLKAGLLANGVSEADITIIPSEEEAVDAALNMAEAGDLLVIFGDDSTRCWKQIIYFNRPGGYDPENSPTDGSDQTASIGTYGSVDDEPGRDRDDDEDDQSIAVNLEGLKLVRDKRGVRLAVDPEDSD; translated from the coding sequence ATGAATATACTTGAAACGTCCGTTTACAGAGGACCCAACGTCTACGCCCTGTTCCCCGTCATCCGTCACAAGGTCGACATTGGCGTACTGGAAGACTGGCCGACGGGGCGGCTGGGTGAAGACTTTGTCGACCCGCTGATCGCCGCCCTGCCGAGCCTGCACGAACATGGCTGTTCATATGGTGCGCCCGGCGGGTTCATCCGGCGCCTGCGCGAGGATGAAGGCACCTGGTTTGCCCATGTGTGGGAACATGTCGCCATCGAAATCCAGAATATCGCGGGGGCGGACGTCACCTTTGGCAAAACCCGGAGCGCGGACGAAGCTGGCGTCTACAATATGGTGTTCGAGTTCGAGGAAGAACGCGTCGGACTGGAAGCCGCCGATCTCGCCCTGAAGTTTCTCACCTCCCTGCTGCCGGAAGACCTGGTTGCCCCTGAGAACCGGATCGAAGATTTCGATTTCGACAGCGAGCTTGAAAGCTTCATCCGCAGCGCGCAACGGCTGGCTCTCGGCCCAAGTACCGCCTCGCTCGTCAAGGCGGCGAAGGAACGCGACATCCCTTACATGCGGCTGAACAATTATAGCAGCCTGATCCAGCTGGGCCATGGTCGCTATCAGAAACGCATACAGGCAACAATCACAAGCGAGACGAATTATATCTCCGTCGAGCTGGCATCCGACAAGGATGAAACCAACCGGATCCTCGCCGATCTCGGACTGCCCGTACCGCGACAGCGGCTCGTGCGAAGCCGGGAAGACGCGCTGCGCGCGGCTAAGCGGCTGGGCTATCCAGTCGTCGTCAAACCGCTGGACGGCAATCACGGACGCGGCATCTCGATCGAGCTGGAAGAAGATGAACATATTCTCGAAGCGTTCGACTTCGCCAAGGAACATAGCCGCAGCCGTAGCATCATCGTCGAGACATTCATTCGTGGCTTCGATCACCGCATGCTGGTCGTCAATGACGATCTGGTCGCCGTCTCCAAACGTGTGCCGGGCCATGTGATCGGCGATGGCAAGAGCACGATTGCGGAGCTGGTGGATGTCGTCAATTCCGACCCGCGCCGCGGGGTTGGCCACGAAAAAGTCCTGACGCGGCTGGAACTCGACACCAAGGCCATGGAGCATCTGGAGGAGAAGACCTACACGCCGGAAACGGTGCTGGAAGACGGCGAAACCCTCTATCTCCGCTCTACCGCCAATCTCTCGACGGGCGGCACGGCGATCGATGTGACGGATATCGTCCACCCGGATAATCGCGAAATGGCCGTGCGCGCGGTCAAGGCAATCGGGCTGGATATTGGCGGCGTCGATTTCCTCTCGCCCGACATCTCCCAGTCCTACAAGGATAATGGCGCGGGCATCTGCGAAATTAACGCAGCACCGGGCTTTCGCATGCATGTCGCCCCGTCTGAGGGCAAACCGCGCGACGTGGCGGGCGCTGTGATGAACATGTTGTTCCCGGAAAACTCGCCCGCCCGCATTCCCATGATCTCGATCACGGGCACGAACGGCAAGACCACGACGTCGCGCATGGTGTCGCACATCTTCAAGATGAGCGGTCACACGGTCGGACTGGCAACGACAGACGGCGTTTATATAAACGGGAATCTGACCGTCAAAGGGGATCTGACCGGGCCAATGTCGGCGCAGATGGTGTTACGTGATCCGACGGTCGATCTGGCGGTTCTGGAAACCGCGCGCGGCGGGATCGTGCGCAGCGGCATGGGCTATCGCCATTGCGACATCGGCGCGGTGCTGAATATCTCGGCCGATCACCTCGGTCTGAAAGGCGTCGATACGCTTGAGGATATGGCGCGGGTCAAGCGGCTCGTCGTGGAGATTGCCCGCGATACGGCAGTTCTAAATGCCGATGACGAACACTGTCTGAAGATGGCCGAGCATACGGATGCCCGCAATATCTGCTACGTCACCATGCATGCGACCCATCCTCTGGTGAAAGAACATATCCGGGTCGGTGGCCGCGCCGTCGTGCTGGAACAGGGCATCAATGGGCAGATGATCACGCTCTACGAAAAGAGCGCGCACATCCCGCTCATGTGGACACATCTGATCCCAGCCACGATGGAAGGCCGCGCGATGCATAATGTGAACAACGCCATGTTCGCCGCCGCCATCGCCTTCAGCCAGGGGCTGAGGCTGGAAGACATTCGTCACGGCCTGTCATCCTTTGCGACGAGTTTCAGCCAAGCGCCGGGTCGCATGAACGTGTTCGACGAACATCCGTTCAAGGTCATTCTGGACTATGGCCACAATCCGGCTGCGTTCGAAGCCATGACCAATCTGGTCGATCAGCTAAATCCGACAGGCCGCCGGATAGGCGTGTTTGCCGTTCCCGGGGATCGCCGCGACGAGGACATTGCGGAAACCGCGCGGATCATTGCCGGGCACTATGACCATTATATCTGTAAACGGGACGATACGCTGCGCGGGCGCGGACCCGACGAAGTACCGAAGCTCCTCAAGGCGGGCTTGCTCGCAAACGGCGTCTCCGAAGCCGATATCACGATCATTCCGTCCGAAGAGGAAGCGGTCGACGCGGCTCTGAACATGGCCGAAGCCGGCGATCTCCTCGTCATCTTCGGTGACGACAGTACGCGCTGCTGGAAGCAGATCATCTATTTCAACCGTCCCGGCGGATATGATCCCGAAAATTCCCCGACGGATGGAAGCGATCAGACCGCTTCGATCGGCACCTATGGGTCCGTCGATGATGAGCCGGGTCGCGACCGCGACGATGACGAGGACGATCAGTCCATCGCCGTCAATCTGGAAGGCCTGAAACTGGTGCGCGACAAGCGCGGTGTCCGGCTGGCCGTGGACCCGGAAGATTCGGACTGA